The Cryptomeria japonica chromosome 2, Sugi_1.0, whole genome shotgun sequence region TGTCTTATATTGTGAATGAAAATCCAAGTTTAAAGAAGATTTTTTCAAGAGAAACATGCACAGCCAATATATAATATGGTTCTTGTATAAGCATTTCCATAATGCTACTGAGCAATGTATTGAGAGTAGCAACTATTTTCATAATGGTACTTGTATAAGCATTTCCATAATGCTACTGAGCAATGTTTTCTTCAACCTGTCTCACTAAGTATAGTAGAGCTAGACCATTCAACCCTATTTCTTTGATTCATGAGCCTCACCAGTTCAACCTGCAGAATTATTCTACACAGTTTATCTAATGCTACTGAGTAATGTTTTCTTCAACCTGTCTCACTAAGTATAGTAGAGCTAGACCATTCAACCCTATTTCTTTGATTCATGAGCCTCACCAGTTCAACCTGCAGAATTATTCTACACAGTTTATCTAATGCTACTGAGCAATGTTTTCTTCAACCTGTCTCACTAAGTATAGTAGAGCTAGACCATTCAACCCTATTTCTTTGATTCATGAGCCTCACCAGTTCAACTTGCAGAATTATTCTACACAGTTTATCTTATTATAATTATTGTTCTAGTATTCAATAATTCTCATACAAGGCTCATACCAACAGTAGCAAACATAAGAAACATTTTGAAGGAAACTTGAACAATTGAAGAGTTTAATGTAGGGATTGGTAAATTTCTACAAACCAACAAGTCAAAATTCAAGTGGATGGAGTATAGTAGAAGAATCCTTTTCACGATTTATTTCTACAATTGAAGAGTTTAATGTAGGGATTGGTAAATTTCTACaaaccaccaagtcaaaattcaagCGGATCTATTTATTTCTACAATTCAAGAGTTTATCTTATTATAATTATTGTTCTAGTATTCAATAATTTATTGAGTAGCAACTATTATTGTTCTAGTATTCAATAATTTATTGAGAGTAGCAATTATTCTACACAGTTTATCTTATTTCCATAATGCTACTGAGCAATGTATTGAGAGTAGCAACTATTTTGTTCAACCTACATCAACTGTTTTCTTCAACCTGTCTCACTAAGTATAGTAGAGCTAGGCCATTCTACTTACATTTTGTCTTAAGATCCTCTCAAGAAGAAAAGAGTAACTATTCTACCTTACTTCAAAATTTTGATGTATAAACATTCAATAATCaacattcaaaccaaaaaaaattgcattgaaaagcATTATCGAAGATAAAGATTCCCTGTGAGCTtgtatccagcagtcatatcttcAATTGAGAGAGTTGGTATTGGTTGCATTTCTTTGATTCATGATTCAATTTGCAGAAATTTTCTACACAGCATATCTTATTCTACTTATTGTTCTAGCATTTAATAATTCTCATACAAAGCTCATACCGACAGTAGCAGACAATAAACATTTTGAAGGAAACTTGAACAATTGAAGAGCCTAATGTAGGGATTAGAAAATTTATACAAACCGAAAAAAGTCATAATTAAAGGAGAGCATACATAATCGAGCAGATGGAGCATAGTAGAAGAATCCTTTTCACGATCTATTTATGCAAAACCTGTATAGATCGataaaaaatagaacaaaaaaGCAACGAAATAATTATGTTGTAATGTCATAAGAAAAATTAATGCTTAAATAAAATTTGAGCTCATTGTTGATTAGATTTATTTAACTGATTATTATTTTATTGAAACGTGCGTCAATCATGCTGGATAGACGTTgcttttcaatatatatatatatatatatatgaacgatTGAGGGATCCTTAAAATTTAAATGGACAGTTAAGACAGTTTTATGAGAATGAATATTATTCCAGGTCTTCTAGAAGATTTGGGACTACAATGCCTTGTAAAAGTTCCATACAAATTTCACAACCACCTCAGGGCCGTCTGCAAGCGCTGGAACGCCATACTAAGCAGTCCCAACTTGTATAAAGAGCGAGAGCGCCATAATGAATGCGAGGAAGGAATAGCTTATTTTCACCGACTAGGAAGACCAACTGGTTGGGAAGTAATTATTTACTATCCCCATGGGAAGTGGTGGGAAATACTGCCCCGAATCCCCCAAGAGTTTATTTTAAATTGGAAACTCTTTCATGATGAGTGTAACTTTTTATACGTTAGATCTAAATATCATCTGGTTGCTATGGGCCTTCTCAGCAAGGGTGACCGCAGACCAActgttttgatgtttgatttttTATCTCGCACTTGGCGGCGGGGCCTCGACATGCCTTTCCGACTTTGGAACCATGGATGCGCAGTTTCACCATCTCCTCAAGGTCTTATCTATATTGCCACTCTTAGGTACAATAATAATGGTATCATTCCTGACGTACTCCAACCTTATGTTTTCAATGTAGAGGAAAACAAGTGGGACTTTTTGCCTCCCATGAATCCAGATTGGCATGATAATAACTGTTTTGGTGAGTTTGTTGATGACAAGTTTTATCTACTCCCCACTCGCAGGCGCAGCGTACATATTTATGATCCTCACTCACAATTATGGAAGACAATAAATACACACAATAACAGCTCGGCACTTGCTGAAGAGCTTGTATCTGCTTTTGGGAGGTTGTATTGTTTTGGGCGTGAACAGACCGTGAGAGAATTCGATTATGCCAACAACTCATTTACTACAGTCGGACAATATCCTGCCCAGATTTATGTAATTCAACGTGCCGTACTGTGccgtgattatatttttgtaagtGCCATGGAGGTCGTTAACTGTGAAGATGTTTATTATCGTTTTAATCCACTGGAGAGGGAAGAAGAAAAAAGATGGACTCAAATCGAAATGCCAGCAGAGTTTCCAGGAGCAATATTGTCATTGGCTACTACTGTGCAAATTTGATACATCTACTTGAATGGTACTTTTAAGTAGTAAAGAAAGGGTTTTTAAGTGTCTACCTATAATTTCGAAATACATTAACCCTCTTGTCCAAATATCTGTTAATTTGAAATACATTAACCTTCTTGTTTAAATATCtgtttgaagttaaaaaaaaattattgaatttgaATAGTGAAGTTGAAAAAACATTAAAGTCACAAGTGTCAAACCTATTGAAATTTCAATAACGAATTTTATTATCCATTTAGTAATATTTATTTTTAGGTAAAATAATATAAGATAATTGAAGCAATGTAAAGTtttgaaaaacatttttaaaaattatttgtagAAATGACAGTTGAAAAAATAAACATTTTAACAAATATAATAATAAGTAATGAACAGATTCAATAATTGAATATATTTGGATTGCCCTTTTTCATCTGATtgtcatgttgtggttgttgtgttGTTTTATGCACAAAAGTTCTTTTGCACTTTGTTGATATGGAGACAATGCATTTTTCAATTAGCTCCTGTAGTGTTATTGTACAGATTTTGAGGTTATTAATGTTACACAATCTATTTTTTAATTGAATGCAACACAATCATTACTTATATACAAGAAATATATTTTCTTTCCTGTAGTATTTTTATTCAAGATTACCAAAAATATGCGGTTAAAGGTATTCAATTATGTAATTGCAGGCTAAAAATATTAAGAGGAACACATAACGATAAAATTTGTACAAttgcaaaaatatatatatttatgatggGGGATTTGAATAGAGCAAACATAATGGAACTATAGTCTGTTTAGTTATGTAGATTATTAGCATGTAAGAGATGACATGGCATTTTATTGGCATTGTAAAATAGTTATATTCAATGATTAAGAAAAGATTAAATAACTTCAAACCAAATCTTGAAATATAATCAATACAAATATAAGCAAA contains the following coding sequences:
- the LOC131046175 gene encoding F-box/kelch-repeat protein At1g55270-like; this encodes MNIIPGLLEDLGLQCLVKVPYKFHNHLRAVCKRWNAILSSPNLYKERERHNECEEGIAYFHRLGRPTGWEVIIYYPHGKWWEILPRIPQEFILNWKLFHDECNFLYVRSKYHLVAMGLLSKGDRRPTVLMFDFLSRTWRRGLDMPFRLWNHGCAVSPSPQGLIYIATLRYNNNGIIPDVLQPYVFNVEENKWDFLPPMNPDWHDNNCFGEFVDDKFYLLPTRRRSVHIYDPHSQLWKTINTHNNSSALAEELVSAFGRLYCFGREQTVREFDYANNSFTTVGQYPAQIYVIQRAVLCRDYIFVSAMEVVNCEDVYYRFNPLEREEEKRWTQIEMPAEFPGAILSLATTVQI